From Aquabacter sp. L1I39, the proteins below share one genomic window:
- a CDS encoding methyl-accepting chemotaxis protein, whose translation MKIIGKIYSIVGVLGLTTVAVCGAALYGMQAQREGAAILDNTVQRAFLLEQINGSITAVVMESRGIYMSPTTEAAKPFAAGLVRALNNIDKSVAELKSLTPPAEQPDLAKVLVDLKDFRTFRTETVRLGTEQDPKLANAQGNNEANRNNRKALQASLSKVTAGVMDDLEPLRRAQEALQNSVWTILIAATVGGLAIGVGIALFIGSRLLSRPLVRVSQTLQKLADGDLEVQLETRRTSDEVGDLWNSTEQLLGELRTAEQMRAEQAATTQRLEDEKRAAMRSLAEQFDRDVSGVVRTVAEAVSLLERNAASMSASADETSRQSTIVAAAAEQATSNVQTAASAAEEMAASVREIGSQVATAARIAGEATTQATGTAEVVRGLAASAARIGQVVNLITDIASQTNLLALNATIEAARAGDAGRGFAVVAQEVKTLAEQTSKATDEISSQISAVQGATNEVVRAIEGISGTIRRIDEISTAISTSIDEQGAATGEIAQNVAQAAQGTQEVSSSITNVSSAAANTGRVSSDIVHAASDLSNQAQRLRSQVDIFVERVRAA comes from the coding sequence ATGAAGATCATCGGCAAGATCTACAGCATCGTCGGGGTTCTTGGCCTGACCACTGTCGCCGTGTGCGGTGCCGCTCTCTACGGCATGCAGGCGCAGAGGGAGGGTGCGGCCATCCTGGACAACACCGTCCAACGGGCCTTCCTCCTGGAGCAGATCAATGGCTCCATTACCGCTGTCGTGATGGAATCGCGCGGCATCTACATGTCGCCGACCACGGAAGCGGCCAAGCCGTTCGCCGCCGGCCTCGTCCGGGCACTGAACAATATCGATAAGAGCGTCGCTGAACTGAAGAGCCTGACGCCGCCGGCCGAGCAGCCTGACCTTGCTAAGGTGCTCGTCGACCTCAAGGATTTCCGCACCTTCCGGACGGAGACTGTGCGGCTGGGCACCGAGCAGGACCCCAAGCTCGCGAACGCACAAGGCAATAACGAGGCGAACCGAAACAACCGCAAGGCGCTCCAGGCGTCCCTGTCGAAAGTGACAGCCGGCGTCATGGACGACCTTGAGCCCCTTCGCCGGGCACAGGAAGCGTTGCAGAACAGCGTCTGGACCATCCTCATCGCCGCCACGGTCGGTGGACTCGCTATCGGCGTGGGCATTGCGCTCTTCATCGGCTCACGTCTCCTGAGCCGGCCGCTGGTGCGAGTTTCCCAGACGCTCCAGAAGCTCGCAGACGGCGACCTGGAGGTTCAGCTCGAAACGCGCCGCACCTCTGACGAGGTGGGGGATCTGTGGAACAGCACTGAGCAGTTGCTGGGCGAACTTCGCACGGCTGAGCAGATGCGGGCGGAACAGGCTGCGACAACGCAGCGGCTTGAAGACGAGAAGCGCGCCGCCATGCGCTCGCTCGCCGAGCAGTTTGACCGGGACGTGTCGGGCGTGGTGCGCACCGTCGCCGAGGCGGTGTCTCTTCTGGAGCGCAATGCCGCCTCCATGAGCGCCTCCGCGGACGAGACGAGCCGTCAGTCCACCATAGTGGCCGCGGCGGCCGAGCAGGCCACCTCCAACGTGCAGACCGCCGCCTCCGCTGCGGAAGAGATGGCGGCCTCCGTGCGCGAAATCGGCTCGCAGGTGGCGACCGCTGCCCGCATCGCCGGCGAGGCGACCACCCAGGCCACCGGCACGGCCGAAGTGGTGCGCGGCCTTGCGGCTTCCGCTGCGCGGATCGGCCAGGTGGTCAATCTCATCACCGATATCGCCTCGCAGACCAACCTCCTCGCCCTTAACGCCACCATCGAGGCGGCCCGGGCGGGCGATGCGGGTCGGGGCTTCGCGGTGGTCGCGCAGGAAGTGAAGACCCTGGCGGAGCAGACCTCCAAGGCGACCGACGAGATTTCCTCGCAGATTTCGGCCGTCCAGGGAGCGACCAATGAGGTGGTGCGAGCCATTGAGGGAATTTCCGGGACGATCCGTCGGATCGACGAGATCTCCACGGCCATCTCCACCTCCATCGACGAGCAGGGCGCAGCCACCGGAGAGATCGCCCAGAACGTCGCCCAGGCCGCCCAGGGCACGCAGGAGGTCTCCTCCTCCATCACCAATGTGAGCTCGGCCGCTGCCAATACGGGCCGGGTGTCCTCCGACATCGTGCACGCCGCCAGCGACCTGTCCAACCAGGCCCAGCGCCTGCGCAGCCAGGTGGACATCTTCGTCGAGCGCGTCCGGGCCGCCTGA